DNA from Triplophysa dalaica isolate WHDGS20190420 chromosome 9, ASM1584641v1, whole genome shotgun sequence:
AGCGAAATCAGACAGGTAACAACAAATAACAACTATAATTGTAATACGATGACTTAAACATTCTGTATTTTTCTTGATAATGTAGAAAGCGGTTTTGTCTCATTTACGTCTCTGATGTTTCTAGTAAAATTTCCTGAGTAGAAATAACAAAGTAGGCACAATGAGGCAATTGCTGACATAAAACAGTGAGATTTtggtataaaaaataaaacgtgtAAAAATAAAGAGCTCCTTCTCTAGTCCTTGTTCCAAAAAACACTTACAAGTGACGGTCTAGAAAAAACAATAAGCAAGGTCTTTACTCCATTGTCTTGATTGTAAAGTTTTACCTTGTAAGTGACTGAAATGGTCTTTGTTTTGAAAGGTCAGGAAAGAGTTAACAATCATGGGCGCCAAAATAATGAGTCAAGGGGTGGGTGGTCGCCGGGAATTCTGCTTATCACGGCGAGGAAAAAGAACATCAGGAATTAAAAGGAAGTGGATTGGGGGCGAAAACGTGAGATTGTTGTGCTGGTCAGAGCGAGTGGtcgtgtgtatgtttttaaggGTGGATGAAGGAGGGTGGGTGCTTTGAACATGTGTGTGGAAATCTGCTTAAATTATGAATGACATTAAAATGTGGAAAGTATGCATGTCTGTGAACCCTTGGAGGAATGTTTCTGGTTTAACTGCATAGAGAGAAGAGTGAAGTCTCAGGGCAGTGCTTGTCAAGAACAAGTGCTTGTTTTTGAGGGTTTGATTCATTCTGAGTAATGTTCTGGACAAACTCAGCAATGATCAATGCAAAGATGTGATTTGATTTCTGAAGCATTTATATTTGAACAAAAGGGTTCTGgaattgttttcagttaaaCATTGACTCGGgatgagagatagagagagagagattggggGGGTTCTTCTATAGGCACTGAGCATGATGTACTGTAGGTCATCTGatgcttgtcaactttgttCTTGGCTTTGTAATGAATATAATTGTACACACAGATAGTATAGCCTGTAAGCAATGATAAACAATGTTACTTTTTATTGAAAGAACAATTGTGCAatttttagcggcatctagcgatgaggttgcgaattgcaatcaACGCCTCACTCCCCCCCACCCTTAACAACTATGGAGGCTAACACTGAACTAAGATGTCGCCAcctttttgcttctttgccgaatgagatgacgtatttacgaaacccgctctgtagagcagtttgtccatttagagcTTCTGTAGAACATGGCGAATTTGcagtgtgtagatagaaataactcattctaaggtaataaaatcaggcgtttttatacacctctgaacacacagttatgtaaattatattttatttctgtcaatacatccTCCAAAAAGATACACACGGGTCCTTTAATTAAATAGTACAATTGTATTATGTAAAGGTAAATTGTTCTCATGTGACTTCTCTGCAAGTAAGCGTGTTTTGTCCACCAAAATAATAACTGCTCAGAagactttatttctgtttcacaagaaaatgaaagctattaaatgttaaacatgtttgaaaacaCTTTACACAACAATATAGCgtaataaaatgtatgtggaTAGTTTAGCTTTGATCATTTGGTTGTGAAAGGAACAGATGTGAAATCTGAGTTCACTGACCTACAAAAGTGCTCAAAGTGTGTTCAAAATGAGGTAAAACCTTCTGTTTGAGAAATTGATGGACACTGAACACCACCACATGTACAGAAAATGTAGGCTATATGACATGCACAGTATAGTATACATTATAAATACTTCTATACTTAATAAATAGCATAACATTTTCCCCCATTGATTTTCTATATTAGCAATAAAACTGACTATGGGGTCAAATTTTGAAGTGACCTACTCCTTTAAATCTCAAATAAGAGCTCTAAACATTTAATGATTTTGGCTTTCATTGACCATTATCacataattatttttccatAAATTATGCAATGTACACAAGTAAAGATTTATAACTTGAATGACTGTTTTTCTTATAGATCTAATATGATTTAAGTGTTCCCTTAATCGTTTGAGCAgtataaatatgaaatagtGTGAATagtactgtagtatactattcTTAACATGTAAGCGTAACCTCTGTTTAGCCTTATGTCACTTTCTGTGATATGTCCCATTTCTTGGTTTTAATACTAAATTTTCCAGTTGACGTAAGTAAGAAAACACCTTTTGTAAAAACAAGCACGGCCCGAACATTGCGTAATGCCTTTCTTATGTAACTGTGGAGGGAATCCTGTGTTATTACAATGAGATCAGGATAGCGTGATACAACATCAACAGCTCTCACCTGCAATTTTCACACTGCTATGTTTCTGTATGTAGCTCCCCACAGAAGTCAAGGGTTCGATCATAGGCGAACACACATACCTTGCGATTTAAtccaagtcactttggataaatgtataaatgtaaatgagtaaagctgcagtgttgtgtttgtagGAGGAAACTCCAGTAAAACCATCAGTGGCTCAGCTGGCTGGAAGACTCCGAGGTCACGCACTGCCAATGCCAGGAAACAAAGAGGTAATGGAACATCAcacatttgtacagttttttcaTCATGTGTCATGTCTAAATGTTAAAAATCAggattttgattgttttatattaacacAGACTCGGTAGGCTGGCTCAACTGGGGGGAATCGTTGGGCAGATATATAATAACAGTTGTTTGCATGCATAATTTGCACATTTTTCTGTGAACAAATTGACAGATCATTGATAATAGATCacacactgaaaaataaatgtgttggaTCAACgtaaaaaaatcatgtacaTCGGCTGCACATAATAAAGTTGCTTGTTTCCTAATTGATGTTTCTGCAtacaaataagtattttttaagTAGATTTTTAATAGCATTAATGCTGCCTTCACGTAGTCTCGGAAattcgataattcccacttTAATCCGGAAATAATTTATAGAATGGGGCCCAAGAAATATCGGGAGGGGCAATGCCTTCGTTACTCCCCCCAGACCCGGCCTTGTTCTCACATGAAAAGTCTTGCAAAGATTCACACTTGGAATTTATAATCTTTTCAATTTTATTACAGACAGAGAGGATCACGATATTCCCTGTGTAATGAAACAGAAAGATTGTTATGTTAGTGAGACTTTTGatgcaataaaaaatgattgacGGACCAAATTTGAGGAGCTGTATAATACGGAAGATTGTTCTATGAACTTTAATAGTATTGACAAAGCAAACTTCAACAAGATCATCACTTTTAGTGAAGGGAATCGTGCATCATGCATCTATCATGCCTTAGGCTACATTTGCATTACATGtatgcaattttatttaaaagttaaagtaCATCAATGAGAAAATCTATAAAGCTAGGTATCTAAGGTATGCAATAATATGGGAAGTGATACTtatatacataatttaaaaactttgataacttaacattatataacattaactATTATTAATATTAGATAAGAATTCAACATTACTTGTATGAATTGCAGGTTAAATTAATGAGAAGACCTCCATGCTCTCTGCAGATAAACAACCAAACAGATAAAGATACCAAACATGAGGTAAGTATGTGTGGCTGAGATCCCAGACAATGTTAGCTAacattatttcatttctgtAGTCGATCAATACAGGTCCAGtttgtgaaatttagcggcatctagtggtgagattacaaattgcaaccaaccgctcatTCCAACCCTTTCCTTTGAAGGACTACTGTGGCTCTCACAGGACTAATATCTCACGTTTTCGCttttttgctgaaggagatgaCGTATTCAggaaacgtgctctgtagagcagattgtctgtttagggctactgtagaaacaacatggtgaattccatgataggggacccacggtgtatgtagattgaaATAACATATTATacgataataaaaacataacgcttcttCATGTAGGGTCTTTATACACCCCTGAagacatgatttattttatattgcatttctgtcaatagatcctccaaacaaTTACAAATTGGACCTTTATAGAAAGAGTCAGGTCGAcggaataaacaaaaaaaaaatttttcaTCATATTAAACTGCTATTTGGTTAAACAGACAGATAGCCCCGTCCCAAATGCATGCCATTGGTTGAGAAAGTGGAGCTGTGTCAGGCTGGTTGGGATGCTCAAACAAACTTTGAGTTTTCTcacacaaaatgtgaaaaaaaatatgaaatcgtAAAAGATTACAGCatgtttaaagagaaaacattcacATACACATTCATAGGCATTTAACTTGATTCACTTGAATGAATTGTAGTAAACAATTAAAGATTGGTAAATTTCAGGATGataataatttttgttttacacCTTGGTTTTACAGTAGTGCATGAAAAATAATCCCATCAAATAAGCCTTTGAACAAatttgtcttttcttttctgtaGAAATCATCAATCTGTCCtccaaaaatgaagataaaaagTTCTCCTCTCATTGAAAAACTACAGGTTAGATCTTTCTACTCGATTATGACGTCACAAGATTTTAGTAATAATCATATGAACATAATTATATGATGAACACGTGAAAGGCTCTGTCCTTTCAGTTTGTGAGGCTGCTTATCAATGTCACACATTATTTGTGAAGTGAGCTTTCTTACAGGACTTTTCTTacgtttattcatttggcagacgcttttatagaTATATTGTATTGCAGTAAAGGATACAATGAGAAAGATTTATAAAAGGCATTTGAGGGTGATGATGAAGGGGTCAAATATGTCATCttaatacagaaatacaaattTCTTCAATTGAGGTTGACGTAATCTACGTGAGAGTAAACGCACGCTGGATTTTATGGAAGTTTTCTGACACCTGGTGTTTAAAAATGCTACTGCAATAAGCAATATTGTAGGAATACtccaaccaaaaatgaaaattctaatgattcactcaacctcttgtgttttcaaacctgtataaatgtttttgttctgttgaaaacaaagaaagatatttggatgaatgttttCATCTGAGATTTACGGGGTATATAGCAGGAAAGATTATTATATGTgttttgttctgaagaaaacttaatttaaattattttgggGAAATTAGGAAAGCAAagcacctttgacaaccatttaaaatgttcctactatggttctcaacgatgtcccagaaatgtcagttgataacattttataaatatcgttctttttgttcatcagaacaatgaagTTTCGGTTTGGAACTAAAGGAGGATGAgtgattcatgacagaatttaaatttttggatgATTTATCCCTTTAACATCATACTTGATAAAAAAGACTTTCATCTGAAAGAATGACATCACAAGCTTGCTTTTTAAGGGTGTGTTCATATATGCCATGTTTGGTTCGAACTCTGGTGTGAACGCTGCCACGTAAACCCTGGTGCGCACCACAAGCGGACCGAGACCGCTAAAAAGATGGGTCTCGGTCCACCTTCAACAGTAGTCTGTCCGATTGAAATGTGAAAGCAACACGGACCAAATGCAATGAACCGAaccaaaaacaggaagtgataacAATATACGACCCGAAAATCAAGTGATTTGGTAATATAAAAGTGGTGAATATTAGATATGTGCTTGCCCATGTAACGGAGGAATTCCTGCACCGTTTTGACTGCTTTAAACACTCCATGAAGTCTTCGCGAGTTACCGGCATGCTGATAATATCTAATAACTAAATAGCACAAAACTCTCATATGCAATTATCTGTTACTAGTGTAAATAATGTCGCTGTAATCACCTTATTTTTGACGTAAATGTGGGCACCGCCATCtttgtgctgtttgtttttagaCAGTGGGCCACTATAGTTAATGGCTATTTCAGACACTCATATTAGGAGTGAGACAAATCTGCTGTTTTGACTGCCTATAATATTCATTATGTAACCCAAAGGTACACGCTTAATGTGTGCAGTTAAAGGTTGCCATAATAGCCGGTACAAACGCAAAAATGtccacaaaacatttgttttggccgTAATCTTCGCAACAAAGCGGAATCTGGATAACGCACACCCTACAATCTGCatccattattcattattttagccTACTGGATGCCCTTTCTCCTGGACATTTCACCACCTTGACTACAATAGCTAATAAACATTGTTCAAATGCAGCCATTTATAGGGAGAGTGAAACTAAATGTAGTTAAATATCATTTTAGGTCATAGattacatataaacaaaaccTATTTAGCccaactaaataaacagaatgcAAGGAATAATAATATTAGCAGCAGTTAAAACATCTGTCAgcatttgtatatgtatttagtcatttaaaacttAATAGGCTAAAGCAAGCCTTCCTGCCAGAGGATCGCAGATGCATGACTAACAGTTACAGAACTTGCCATGacgttacattacattttcaataaataagCAGACGATTTTATACAAAGCACacttaacattttgtcaacatgccAAACAGTCCTGATAGCCTTGTTTACCAGGCCATGTTCCTAGGAGGACTAAAGCTGAAGTAAGCGAGGGAGATAATGAACAACATTAAATCCATTTAATTTAGTAAAATAGAACATAAAATGatacagttattggttagtttattttttgaaagttgtgttGGATGCTGCAGCTCGGTGGAGACCCACGATACAAGATCAACCAGCCATCTCCATCCTTCCGTTATTAGTTTTGAGGATACAGGAATGGTTGCTCCACTTTGACTTGGATTtacatctgcttttaaaaacacaaactcagGGTCTGTCATGTACAAATTTTGACCAACTTTGACTGTGCATGTACTGGTAAATGGAATGGGCGTGGCTGTGTATTTATGGTTGTCAAAAGCTGTGTTATACTGTATGTCCATCAAACTGTTATTTACGATAGTACAATACAGCACATCTCTAGATACTCTGGACACTTTTGTGACCTTTAGGGGAAATTAATTCATAATCTTAAAAACCTAAAGATCTATTTTGCAAATATGGGGCAGAAAGTTAGGAAGTTAgaaaacttaatataaatatactgtatatagtgtaAAGGCTTCTCTAGGTCTGTCCTCAGAGTTAATCTGTCATTGGTCAGAGAGAACAATCGCATGCTCACAGAAGGGAGGAGTCAGTGCTGTCCCATCCAATCAAATCAGACTGGGAAACTAATGAGATAATAGTTTAGACACCGCTGCTGAGTGCTGAGCTGCATTTGACTGGACTTAGTAACTGCAACACAGTCATGGGACAAAAGGGTTGtcgtttctctttattttactttccTCCTGTACAGGTAGGAATTTAagatattaattataataatttacaaatattaattgtTGTGTGCTGCCTTAGGTAAGCTGGGGATGTCTCATTTAATAACTGCTTATGGTATAATGgtgtcattttgtttgttgttcttttaaGTTAGGCCGGTTAGTCAGCTAATAAACCACTGATGAAAATAGTCTACCCGGTGTTTTTGATACTGATGTGAAATAGTGTGCTTTGTTTTATCAGTCTTTGAattgcatatttacattttgtaaatatcttgCACTGTATGTATTCTCAATTTATTAACAGTTGCCACAGAAGTGGTGGTTTCATTGATGAAAACATCCTTTTACTTTGAGATATTTGTCAACTTTTGACTTGTGACTGTAGAGTATTTTTCAACTCCTATTGCAGGCTTTTAGAGATAGCCTATCAAACTGTGTacacaaatatatacaattacAAAACAGTTATCAGTTTTCGGAAAATCGATTTGCAAACCTTAAGATTTTTCATGTTAGACTGAATTACAAGCCATCTAAACAGGAaacataaataatgcatttccCATTTCTTTGTCTTTCCTAGGCCAACTTAGCTCTTTCTTCAAGCGTACTACTGTCAGCCCCTAAAAGTCCAGAGAGCAAACACCCACCCACTGTTTCCAATCCAAGCAGCCCATGCAGCTCCCATAGATCCACCCTGCAGCCAGTTCAGCTGTCCTGTGAAGATGAAGTGCCGGTGTGCTTCGAGCAACCGGTCGAGGGCACTCCGCTGCCCAGCATTAACAAGGTCTACTATTTTCATCTTAACATTTCAAACTACACTTACTGTAATACAACACACCGTGAGTTTAGTATCTTTTTGTCAATGTGTGGTAGTTTTTACCAGAGGAGCACTTAAAATGGACTACACTCATTAATTTTGTCCAGAAATCTTTATGATATCTCACATATCTCTGATGATGAAAGCAACACGAAGCTGCATGCACATaacattacatacatttatgcatgtggcaGATGCTCATAAGacacttgcattgcattatacgATACTATACGTatttgagtatgtgcaatccctgggatcgaacccatgaccttggcgttgctacaccatgctctaaccactgaggcACAGGAAAGCTCATGTAGTTGGTTTTGAAGTTAAGCTCTCCATAAGCCTGCACTGCCCGAGGACACAGCGGTGGGGTTTGCAAACTGTAATCCAATCAACTCACTTCTTCGACGTAACCCCTGTAACCTTTCCAAGAGATACAATCACAAAACAACTCAGTTTAACAAAGTGTATTTACACCTGTGActttatttgacaaaatggttttatttacaaagtcATTGCAAAACTGCACAGACTTTCCAAAAAACTATGCAgataaaatcataatttcaaagcgactatatactgtatacacgCACgctcaaacacaaacatatacagaTTATAttcatacacacatatattcacAGAaagaatacacacacaaacacacacatatacatagtacatacatttatatacacacgcatgcacgcgcACCCACACATATACAGAGTATATactcaaacacacatatatacacacagagtgtatagacacacacacacatatacataataCATAGATATATATGCATGCACgtgcacccacacacacatatacagagtatatacatacacacatatatatacacacacacagagtgtatagacacacacacatatactgtacatagtacatacatacatatacagatgcatgcacgtgcacacacacgtgcacacacacggtacatacatatatacagtatacacatgCATGAACTCACAACCACGCATGTACAGTACATAGTACTCTATACACACATATAGAATGTCATCATTTTAGCCATTATTGTCTGACACAGACGTAAATAATACTACAACAAAAGTTATCCAAAAGCAGAATAATGACTTCTAAAATATCTCATGTTGGCTAGACTTCTTAGAAAGTGCATATATAGAATGCAATGTGATGATCCAAAATGGTGGATGAGTTGtgaaaaattatatacatatagcctagtatatacagtgtatattttcaatattgacATCAATCTGATATTGTATCAGTCATTTTTAGTCatgatgcacaataaaaaacaatagtgGACCATTGTgctaaacaatataaaaaaaaacgatatttataaaagtatgacaataaaaccaaaaacataaacacatagcAAACTCAGATCAGCCCCATTAGAGATTATAGACTGTTTCTGCAGCAACATCATAAACGAATACTAAACTTCTGGTACGCTCAGGTAACTGTTgagtttaatttcatttaaaacaatacaatacattttaaatcaagttaaatattaatattaatgaatattattTAATCTGTGTATTTATTCTCAAAAGTTCAGAAAGATAAAAAGGTGAAGGTCCATTCAAAAccttaaatattaataaaatgtgttaatgtcATTTATAGCAGCTAACATTTGCTCAACATTTGCGTGGCTCCAACATGTAAACCaaaaattgttatatttgatccaacaatgggttaaagtAACCCATCACCAACCCAGTATAGGTTCATTTAACCAAACGATTGGTTTGTACCTCTTTAACCCAATCACTGATTGAAAATAACTCAACACCTTTCGAGTTTAATGTACAACGAATGCAAGACTTATTTTGTGTGTCGTCCCCGCAGAGCCGAGCCAGGCTGTCTTTTAAAAGACGTCTGCCCACGCGACAACACAGGAAGTCAGCATGCGAGGAGGCAAAGGCTCACATGGAAGACGAGTCGTCACAACAACCAGACGACCCGCGGCAGAACGGTGACGGAGAGGAAGTTTTGGGGGCCTCTCTGCCAGAGGATGAAGAAGATAAGATGTCTTCCTCTCATACAGATCCAGAAGAGCAGGAGAGAGACAGGATAGAGAACAGAGTTGCTCTTCAGAAAAATGACAGGAGTGAAGTGAGCCAGACAGAAAATGATAAGAAAGTGACGTCAGATGAGCACCAGCCTTCTGACTGTAAACAGACACCAGAACCAGAGCAAGATAAAACGGCAGGAGAACAGACAGAAATGAAGGAGAACAAGGAACTGCTGGGCATTTGACGTAAAATGCTAAAGAAGGATGGACACACGTGGACCTTAGTATGAATGAAGACGGACAATGTCTGAACGCAAGGACAGAATTATTTTCTTGTCGAATAATGGATTTGCGGACTTTTATGAATGTTACTTAAAGGGTTAGATCTAGGCTAGCCGAAATGAACCTACCTACCTACCAGAACGCTAGTTTGTCTGAGCTATTCATACGCCTCAGTTTTTTCTTCTACTTGATTTGTTATTGGCTTTTGGAAAAGGCCTCTTTAAAGAACCTATTCAGCTATTACCTATCACACCGtgattaaaaaatctttttgaaatCAAAAAGCTGTATTTTGTAATAGTGGGCTGACACAGCTTACCCCAAAGCATAAATCATAGTTACCATTTTTAGGAAGATAAAAAATCTTTTCCAAATTAATGTGTGACCTATATCGAAACAGCCACAGAACTTGTATTGTCTATCTGTTTATGCattgacattttttcataaacaaatcCTTCTCAATTATCTTGAGTGCATTTCTCATTCACAGGCAGCTGTATGAAGGGTCTTTAAATATATGGGCATAAAAGATCAAGTTTGACTCGCTTACATTTTACCCCACTCTGCACTACTCATCCAGATTTACAGGTACATTGTGAATCCTTAAACAGTCTTAAATTCCCACAATGTTCCTGTTGTCCAGCTCTGACGATGACCCTAAATCTGTGTGCCACTTTCAATCTGGTGACAGTTATTGAAATCCATCActccttttctttttaaagcttGCATAGATTACAAATGTTCTAATACATATGCAATACATCTCTAATACAATGCAATAGGAGGAGATTTCGCAAAAGCCAAATGTATCTGCAGTGTCCATTGTTATGCAAAGAACAGTGATACTTGAATGTTAAATGGGAATGAATGTATCGCTGTGACTGCAATGCTACTGTAAAGACCTTTTACTGTCTATGTAAGAATCAATAAAAACTTGTTTTACGCttaacagattatttttcacTAAAAAGCAAAATACTTTGCTATTTGAATGGTTAGTTATTAGTCTGGTAAAGTATTTTGGAATTTTCACAGCAAAATACTTCATGCATAGTTATAAATAGATATAAAGTTAGTAATAGATTATTAAACAATGcctgttacatttttttgcatttatttatgttgtttatataattatatgcaACAGTTCACCAATGTGTCCACAAGGGAGCAGTTGATCTATTTATAAGCTATAAtgtactattattattaatgttatttgttacattacaaattatataatatattattagtccatatattatatttacatttttttaacatgtctATAGCTGCATTTATGTACAAACACTTACACAAATTAATCTGCCATAATGTATAAGTGTTTCTGTCTTTTCTATTGATTAATTTTGTATATAACGTGAGAAAGAcctaaataatgtattattatttttcagtgGTATTATCTGTGTTAAATGGTGTTTGGTGGACACTATGGTTACCAGTGTGGGTGTACAGTTCTCCTGTGTACCGAAGCAGGTGTTTTATTAGGTGTATTAACACCGTTTGTTTATTACTAAAATGCTATGAATATACACAATATAAGCATGTAGATGTGCAGCAAGTGTGAGACAAATCTGCCAGGATGCTTTAAACACTTTGGTCCGACATCCGACATGTTAGTCAATGGGACTGAAGACGTATAGCCTTCAtacattacatatatttatgttcagCCTGTTAGTTGTGTGGCgttaaaacaacatcaatgtAGCATGAGttgtttctgtcattttagtTTCGCTTCTTTAAACTCTTAAACCCGACGCGTGTAATAAAGGtcattgtttttcttcttcaacCTGCGGCAGGAGGCGTGTGTTCAGCGCCTCAGTTCCGGGTAATAATAGCAGATCTGTGTTGTGGGACACTTGACTATGGAAGAATGGGCGACGATCtggagttaaatataattcaagGTGATAATGACAACAATAATGTCGCCAGTGATGGTCGTATCGAGGTAAGTTGGCGGAGATCTTTTCTTTTCATCCGAAAATCATTTTCATCAGTTTTTTACTCTCTTTGAACTTGTTGGGTGACTTTTCACTCGTAGATGTTTGTTCAAGCGTCGACATGTCCTGACAGTTTCAGCCACAGACACTACGATcgcttctttcttttgtttgctAGACATTTAACATTTCTTAACCAACTATTTGAACTTAAAACTCAAACTAACTTTGTGGCAAACGTGTTTGTAAGATTTGAGTTTAGACGGTAAACTACATGGTAAATAGCTTTATAGTATATGAAAATGGATTCATACCATAGTAAACAATAAACCATTAATTATAGACTACCAGATTAAcatatctatctgtctgtcaaactattatagatagatagattcaTAGATAGGtagataggtaggtaggtagatagaaagagagagagagagatagatagatagaaagtaaactggaatgctatctgtcactaaagagagaatataaagtgtcagaatacctcacaagcgtatcagaccctaaactaagaaaagtgttgagcatgtacagactcagtgatcaccagctcactgtagagacggcagacacagacacacatggacaccgagagaagagcgactgtgtccacactgcacacacaatcaagtggaaacagagctgcactttctcctctcctgtcccaactacacacacatcagagaaacattcttcccccagtttacaaacttacacaaagactttgaccagtttcaacaaaaggacaagatctcatacatactgggagaaaagtcaagaagctcaaacctggctgcaagatatgtcaagtcctgccacgaccaaagaacaaccagcacaacacaacacaacactgacaggacaacacacacaaactgtcaccctcattgagaactttaactaaaactctttttctgtttatattgagatgtatatatatatagatttttacttatagacttttaattttattctattttatttttgatcttaatctgtatttctgcatgtttatatttaatcttgtgctttggcaatgtaaattttcttttatcatgccaataaagctcctttgaatcttgaatcttgaatcttgagagatagatagattgagagagagagaaagagagagagagagagagagagagaaagagagggatgTATAGAAAGatagagtgatagagagagagagagagagagagagagagagggagggatgTATAGAAAGatagagtgatagagagagagagg
Protein-coding regions in this window:
- the zgc:153184 gene encoding capZ-interacting protein isoform X2; this encodes MESHGDFPPHYASGSAQQSKSASSFCHDQEETPVKPSVAQLAGRLRGHALPMPGNKEVKLMRRPPCSLQINNQTDKDTKHEKSSICPPKMKIKSSPLIEKLQANLALSSSVLLSAPKSPESKHPPTVSNPSSPCSSHRSTLQPVQLSCEDEVPVCFEQPVEGTPLPSINKSRARLSFKRRLPTRQHRKSACEEAKAHMEDESSQQPDDPRQNGDGEEVLGASLPEDEEDKMSSSHTDPEEQERDRIENRVALQKNDRSEVSQTENDKKVTSDEHQPSDCKQTPEPEQDKTAGEQTEMKENKELLGI
- the zgc:153184 gene encoding capZ-interacting protein isoform X4, whose protein sequence is MEEETPVKPSVAQLAGRLRGHALPMPGNKEVKLMRRPPCSLQINNQTDKDTKHEKSSICPPKMKIKSSPLIEKLQANLALSSSVLLSAPKSPESKHPPTVSNPSSPCSSHRSTLQPVQLSCEDEVPVCFEQPVEGTPLPSINKSRARLSFKRRLPTRQHRKSACEEAKAHMEDESSQQPDDPRQNGDGEEVLGASLPEDEEDKMSSSHTDPEEQERDRIENRVALQKNDRSEVSQTENDKKVTSDEHQPSDCKQTPEPEQDKTAGEQTEMKENKELLGI
- the zgc:153184 gene encoding capZ-interacting protein isoform X3, coding for MEQSHGDFPPHYASGSAQQSKSASSFCHDQEETPVKPSVAQLAGRLRGHALPMPGNKEVKLMRRPPCSLQINNQTDKDTKHEANLALSSSVLLSAPKSPESKHPPTVSNPSSPCSSHRSTLQPVQLSCEDEVPVCFEQPVEGTPLPSINKSRARLSFKRRLPTRQHRKSACEEAKAHMEDESSQQPDDPRQNGDGEEVLGASLPEDEEDKMSSSHTDPEEQERDRIENRVALQKNDRSEVSQTENDKKVTSDEHQPSDCKQTPEPEQDKTAGEQTEMKENKELLGI
- the zgc:153184 gene encoding capZ-interacting protein isoform X1; the encoded protein is MEQSHGDFPPHYASGSAQQSKSASSFCHDQEETPVKPSVAQLAGRLRGHALPMPGNKEVKLMRRPPCSLQINNQTDKDTKHEKSSICPPKMKIKSSPLIEKLQANLALSSSVLLSAPKSPESKHPPTVSNPSSPCSSHRSTLQPVQLSCEDEVPVCFEQPVEGTPLPSINKSRARLSFKRRLPTRQHRKSACEEAKAHMEDESSQQPDDPRQNGDGEEVLGASLPEDEEDKMSSSHTDPEEQERDRIENRVALQKNDRSEVSQTENDKKVTSDEHQPSDCKQTPEPEQDKTAGEQTEMKENKELLGI